From the Salarias fasciatus chromosome 16, fSalaFa1.1, whole genome shotgun sequence genome, one window contains:
- the acod1 gene encoding cis-aconitate decarboxylase isoform X2, with the protein MIRKGITESFGAAVHALSSTQLTDGVISRSKRMMLDTLGVGLLGTRTAVFKTALQYSQLFTSEERSSVWGKSDSVLPPPYAAFVNGIAVHSMDFDDTWHPATHPSGAVLPALLALADTLPAPPSGLDLLLAFNVGVEVQGRLMRFSREAYNIPQRFHPPSVVGVMGSAAASAKLLGLSPEQCSHALAIAASSAGAPLANAATQTKPLHVGNAARRGLEAVRLAQTGLQGNPAILDLDCGFGVYYTDYCPAALAEAGSGSGSGSGSFRWILEDQDVAFKRIPAHLAMHWAVDAALEARALLQSAAGTFDLSQIRRVTLRVPPSRYINLPSPATEHQARHSFQFNACSALLDGGVTVSSFGEAEIQRPALRELLSRVSMETPQDNRPSFDEMYCEVEIHTQDGRSYAARCDTFYGHWRKPLSQQHLEEKFRGNAAAVLLPEAVDGLVDLIGDVETVRHVSRLASYVRMTRDSQQQFKPSKTSMRV; encoded by the exons ATGATACGCAAG GGTATTACAGAGAGCTTTGGGGCTGCTGTTCATGCCCTCAGCAGCACTCAGCTGACAGATGGTGTGATTAGCAGGAGCAAAAGGATGATGCTGGACACCCTGGGTGTCGGACTGTTGGGAACCAGGACAGCTGTCTTCAAAACAGCTCTTCAGTACAGCCAG CTGTTCACATCAGAGGAGAGAAGCAGCGTTTGGGGGAAATCAGACTCAGTCCTGCCTCCTCCTTATGCTGCATTCGTCAACGGCATCGCA GTCCACTCCATGGACTTCGACGACACGTGGCACCCTGCCACCCACCCCTCCGGAGCCGTGCTGCCGGCGCTGCTGGCCCTGGCCGACACGCTGCCCGCCCCGCCCTCCggcctggacctgctgctggccttcaACGTGGGCGTGGAGGTGCAGGGCAGACTGATGAGGTTCTCCAGAGAGGCCTACAACATCCCCCAGAG GTTTCACCCTCCCAGTGTGGTCGGTGTGATGGGGAGCGCGGCGGCCTCGGCGAAGCTCCTGGGTTTGTCCCCCGAGCAGTGCAGCCACGCTCTGGCCATCGCGGCCTCCTCTGCCGGGGCGCCCTTGGCCAACGCGGCCACACAGACCAAACCTCTGCACGTGGGGAACGCCGCCCGCAGAGGCCTGGAGGCCGTCCGGCTGGCCCAGACCGGCCTGCAGGGGAACCCGGCcatcctggacctggactgcgGGTTTGGGGTTTATTACACTGACTACTGTCCTGCAGCATTGGCAGAGGcgggctctggctctggctctggctctggctcctTCAGATGGATTCTGGAAGACCAGGACGTGGCCTTCAAGCGCATCCCCGCTCACCTGGCCATGCACTGGGCCGTGGACGCGGCTCTGGAAGCCCGAGCGCTGCTTCAGAGTGCAGCAGGGACCTTCGACCTGAGCCAGATCCGACGCGTCACGCTCCGAGTCCCTCCGTCCAGGTACATAAACCTCCCCTCGCCCGCCACCGAGCACCAAGCCAGGCACTCCTTCCAGTTCAACGCCTGCTCCGCTCTGCTGGACGGCGGAGTGACGGTTTCCTCCTTCGGCGAGGCCGAGATCCAGCGGCCTGCCCTGAGGGAGCTGCTGTCCAGAGTCAGCATGGAGACGCCCCAAGACAACCGGCCCAGCTTCGATGAAATGTACTGCGAGGTGGAGATTCACACACAGGACGGGCGGAGCTACGCCGCCAGGTGCGATACCTTCTACGGCCACTGGAGGAagcccctgagccagcagcacCTGGAGGAGAAATTCAGAGGAAACGCTGCGGCGGTGCTGCTGCCGGAGGCGGTGGACGGCCTGGTCGACCTGATCGGAGACGTGGAGACGGTCCGACACGTCTCCAGACTGGCTTCATATGTGAGAATGACGAGAGACTCGCAGCAGCAGTTTAAACCCTCCAAGACTTCCATGAGAGTCTGA
- the acod1 gene encoding cis-aconitate decarboxylase isoform X1, which translates to MSCYRTAASESRTEVLRSWFHSESFTVSLKERRFHNTGKSKHENHSFSFSVATLEICQTTVIPNKRPLHSDVVSLEETTEMIRKGITESFGAAVHALSSTQLTDGVISRSKRMMLDTLGVGLLGTRTAVFKTALQYSQLFTSEERSSVWGKSDSVLPPPYAAFVNGIAVHSMDFDDTWHPATHPSGAVLPALLALADTLPAPPSGLDLLLAFNVGVEVQGRLMRFSREAYNIPQRFHPPSVVGVMGSAAASAKLLGLSPEQCSHALAIAASSAGAPLANAATQTKPLHVGNAARRGLEAVRLAQTGLQGNPAILDLDCGFGVYYTDYCPAALAEAGSGSGSGSGSFRWILEDQDVAFKRIPAHLAMHWAVDAALEARALLQSAAGTFDLSQIRRVTLRVPPSRYINLPSPATEHQARHSFQFNACSALLDGGVTVSSFGEAEIQRPALRELLSRVSMETPQDNRPSFDEMYCEVEIHTQDGRSYAARCDTFYGHWRKPLSQQHLEEKFRGNAAAVLLPEAVDGLVDLIGDVETVRHVSRLASYVRMTRDSQQQFKPSKTSMRV; encoded by the exons ATGTCATGTTATCGTACTGCGGCCTCAGAGAGCAGAACCGAGGTTCTTCGCAGCTGGTTTCATTCTGAATCATTCACAGTTAGCTTGAAAGAAAGAAGATTTCACAACACTGGCAAATCCAAACATGAAAATCACAGCTTCTCATTTTCTGTAGCCACACTGGAAATTTGTCAAACCACTGTGATCCCCAATAAAAGGCCGCTCCATTCAGACGTCGTCTCACTCGAGGAAACTACTGAGATGATACGCAAG GGTATTACAGAGAGCTTTGGGGCTGCTGTTCATGCCCTCAGCAGCACTCAGCTGACAGATGGTGTGATTAGCAGGAGCAAAAGGATGATGCTGGACACCCTGGGTGTCGGACTGTTGGGAACCAGGACAGCTGTCTTCAAAACAGCTCTTCAGTACAGCCAG CTGTTCACATCAGAGGAGAGAAGCAGCGTTTGGGGGAAATCAGACTCAGTCCTGCCTCCTCCTTATGCTGCATTCGTCAACGGCATCGCA GTCCACTCCATGGACTTCGACGACACGTGGCACCCTGCCACCCACCCCTCCGGAGCCGTGCTGCCGGCGCTGCTGGCCCTGGCCGACACGCTGCCCGCCCCGCCCTCCggcctggacctgctgctggccttcaACGTGGGCGTGGAGGTGCAGGGCAGACTGATGAGGTTCTCCAGAGAGGCCTACAACATCCCCCAGAG GTTTCACCCTCCCAGTGTGGTCGGTGTGATGGGGAGCGCGGCGGCCTCGGCGAAGCTCCTGGGTTTGTCCCCCGAGCAGTGCAGCCACGCTCTGGCCATCGCGGCCTCCTCTGCCGGGGCGCCCTTGGCCAACGCGGCCACACAGACCAAACCTCTGCACGTGGGGAACGCCGCCCGCAGAGGCCTGGAGGCCGTCCGGCTGGCCCAGACCGGCCTGCAGGGGAACCCGGCcatcctggacctggactgcgGGTTTGGGGTTTATTACACTGACTACTGTCCTGCAGCATTGGCAGAGGcgggctctggctctggctctggctctggctcctTCAGATGGATTCTGGAAGACCAGGACGTGGCCTTCAAGCGCATCCCCGCTCACCTGGCCATGCACTGGGCCGTGGACGCGGCTCTGGAAGCCCGAGCGCTGCTTCAGAGTGCAGCAGGGACCTTCGACCTGAGCCAGATCCGACGCGTCACGCTCCGAGTCCCTCCGTCCAGGTACATAAACCTCCCCTCGCCCGCCACCGAGCACCAAGCCAGGCACTCCTTCCAGTTCAACGCCTGCTCCGCTCTGCTGGACGGCGGAGTGACGGTTTCCTCCTTCGGCGAGGCCGAGATCCAGCGGCCTGCCCTGAGGGAGCTGCTGTCCAGAGTCAGCATGGAGACGCCCCAAGACAACCGGCCCAGCTTCGATGAAATGTACTGCGAGGTGGAGATTCACACACAGGACGGGCGGAGCTACGCCGCCAGGTGCGATACCTTCTACGGCCACTGGAGGAagcccctgagccagcagcacCTGGAGGAGAAATTCAGAGGAAACGCTGCGGCGGTGCTGCTGCCGGAGGCGGTGGACGGCCTGGTCGACCTGATCGGAGACGTGGAGACGGTCCGACACGTCTCCAGACTGGCTTCATATGTGAGAATGACGAGAGACTCGCAGCAGCAGTTTAAACCCTCCAAGACTTCCATGAGAGTCTGA
- the acod1 gene encoding cis-aconitate decarboxylase isoform X3 — protein MMLDTLGVGLLGTRTAVFKTALQYSQLFTSEERSSVWGKSDSVLPPPYAAFVNGIAVHSMDFDDTWHPATHPSGAVLPALLALADTLPAPPSGLDLLLAFNVGVEVQGRLMRFSREAYNIPQRFHPPSVVGVMGSAAASAKLLGLSPEQCSHALAIAASSAGAPLANAATQTKPLHVGNAARRGLEAVRLAQTGLQGNPAILDLDCGFGVYYTDYCPAALAEAGSGSGSGSGSFRWILEDQDVAFKRIPAHLAMHWAVDAALEARALLQSAAGTFDLSQIRRVTLRVPPSRYINLPSPATEHQARHSFQFNACSALLDGGVTVSSFGEAEIQRPALRELLSRVSMETPQDNRPSFDEMYCEVEIHTQDGRSYAARCDTFYGHWRKPLSQQHLEEKFRGNAAAVLLPEAVDGLVDLIGDVETVRHVSRLASYVRMTRDSQQQFKPSKTSMRV, from the exons ATGATGCTGGACACCCTGGGTGTCGGACTGTTGGGAACCAGGACAGCTGTCTTCAAAACAGCTCTTCAGTACAGCCAG CTGTTCACATCAGAGGAGAGAAGCAGCGTTTGGGGGAAATCAGACTCAGTCCTGCCTCCTCCTTATGCTGCATTCGTCAACGGCATCGCA GTCCACTCCATGGACTTCGACGACACGTGGCACCCTGCCACCCACCCCTCCGGAGCCGTGCTGCCGGCGCTGCTGGCCCTGGCCGACACGCTGCCCGCCCCGCCCTCCggcctggacctgctgctggccttcaACGTGGGCGTGGAGGTGCAGGGCAGACTGATGAGGTTCTCCAGAGAGGCCTACAACATCCCCCAGAG GTTTCACCCTCCCAGTGTGGTCGGTGTGATGGGGAGCGCGGCGGCCTCGGCGAAGCTCCTGGGTTTGTCCCCCGAGCAGTGCAGCCACGCTCTGGCCATCGCGGCCTCCTCTGCCGGGGCGCCCTTGGCCAACGCGGCCACACAGACCAAACCTCTGCACGTGGGGAACGCCGCCCGCAGAGGCCTGGAGGCCGTCCGGCTGGCCCAGACCGGCCTGCAGGGGAACCCGGCcatcctggacctggactgcgGGTTTGGGGTTTATTACACTGACTACTGTCCTGCAGCATTGGCAGAGGcgggctctggctctggctctggctctggctcctTCAGATGGATTCTGGAAGACCAGGACGTGGCCTTCAAGCGCATCCCCGCTCACCTGGCCATGCACTGGGCCGTGGACGCGGCTCTGGAAGCCCGAGCGCTGCTTCAGAGTGCAGCAGGGACCTTCGACCTGAGCCAGATCCGACGCGTCACGCTCCGAGTCCCTCCGTCCAGGTACATAAACCTCCCCTCGCCCGCCACCGAGCACCAAGCCAGGCACTCCTTCCAGTTCAACGCCTGCTCCGCTCTGCTGGACGGCGGAGTGACGGTTTCCTCCTTCGGCGAGGCCGAGATCCAGCGGCCTGCCCTGAGGGAGCTGCTGTCCAGAGTCAGCATGGAGACGCCCCAAGACAACCGGCCCAGCTTCGATGAAATGTACTGCGAGGTGGAGATTCACACACAGGACGGGCGGAGCTACGCCGCCAGGTGCGATACCTTCTACGGCCACTGGAGGAagcccctgagccagcagcacCTGGAGGAGAAATTCAGAGGAAACGCTGCGGCGGTGCTGCTGCCGGAGGCGGTGGACGGCCTGGTCGACCTGATCGGAGACGTGGAGACGGTCCGACACGTCTCCAGACTGGCTTCATATGTGAGAATGACGAGAGACTCGCAGCAGCAGTTTAAACCCTCCAAGACTTCCATGAGAGTCTGA